The proteins below are encoded in one region of Geomonas ferrireducens:
- a CDS encoding recombinase family protein, whose amino-acid sequence MGRVIGYKRVSSLEQNLERQLEGVELDVEFLEKKSGKDRERPELQNLLKTAWKGDHIMVHSIDRLARNMVDLLGIVKELVNRGVKITFVKEGLTFTGDENDIFKNLMLKMLGAFAEFERDLSKSRQREGIELKKAAGGYKGKGRKKSITDEMVAKIKERVTAGEKKTKIAADLGISRESIYKLLKA is encoded by the coding sequence ATGGGACGGGTAATCGGTTACAAGCGGGTAAGCAGCCTGGAGCAGAATCTGGAGAGACAACTTGAAGGCGTTGAGCTTGACGTTGAGTTCCTGGAGAAGAAGAGCGGAAAAGACAGGGAGCGGCCTGAGCTGCAGAACCTGCTGAAAACTGCCTGGAAAGGCGACCACATCATGGTCCACTCCATCGACCGTCTTGCACGCAACATGGTTGACCTGCTGGGTATCGTGAAAGAGCTGGTAAACCGGGGCGTGAAGATCACCTTCGTCAAGGAAGGGTTGACCTTCACCGGGGATGAGAACGACATCTTCAAGAACCTAATGCTGAAGATGCTGGGTGCGTTTGCAGAGTTTGAACGTGACCTGAGCAAGTCCAGGCAACGCGAGGGGATCGAACTGAAGAAGGCTGCAGGCGGGTACAAGGGGAAGGGCCGTAAGAAGTCGATCACCGATGAGATGGTGGCGAAGATCAAGGAGCGAGTGACGGCAGGCGAGAAGAAAACCAAGATCGCGGCAGACTTGGGCATCTCCCGGGAGTCGATATACAAGCTGCTGAAGGCGTAG
- a CDS encoding DUF6253 family protein encodes MKEKEPRIIQIIPAAGWYAVYGEGTPAEERSPLACWALTSDGEVIGQVPIENCIDNAEDFNNFSRYRHESERPSTEQDSQLTEEELAAKRAYEEEAVAAAEKALGL; translated from the coding sequence ATGAAAGAGAAGGAACCAAGGATCATCCAGATAATACCGGCGGCAGGCTGGTATGCAGTATATGGTGAGGGAACCCCTGCAGAGGAACGGTCGCCACTTGCGTGCTGGGCGCTGACCAGCGACGGGGAGGTGATCGGACAGGTTCCGATTGAGAACTGCATAGACAACGCGGAGGATTTCAACAATTTTAGCAGGTATCGGCATGAGTCAGAGAGACCTTCAACGGAGCAAGACTCTCAACTAACTGAAGAGGAGCTTGCTGCAAAGAGAGCCTATGAGGAAGAGGCGGTTGCTGCCGCTGAAAAAGCACTAGGTCTATAA
- a CDS encoding helix-turn-helix domain-containing protein, translating into MHTVQDSAAIGKKIREFRLLAGFTQEQLAEKLGITFQQVQKYEKGTTKVNLTRLQQLAGILDVPASAFFEESSLTVYRLSEEEMGLLKAFKQVPESLRGSVLEIVSNLTRKN; encoded by the coding sequence ATGCATACAGTTCAGGACAGCGCTGCTATCGGTAAAAAAATAAGGGAGTTTCGGCTGCTGGCGGGGTTCACCCAGGAACAGCTCGCAGAGAAGTTGGGGATTACTTTTCAACAGGTCCAGAAGTACGAAAAGGGAACGACCAAGGTAAACCTTACGAGATTGCAGCAACTCGCTGGCATTCTAGACGTACCAGCATCGGCCTTCTTTGAGGAATCCTCTCTAACTGTGTATCGCCTTTCCGAAGAGGAGATGGGACTGCTCAAGGCATTCAAGCAGGTGCCAGAATCTTTGCGTGGTAGCGTACTTGAGATCGTATCGAATCTCACTCGCAAAAATTGA
- a CDS encoding restriction endonuclease gives MKIQFDPKQPFQLAAVASITNLFQGQPQGAPEYAIITLGSMEGLFAGQNGTELGMGNRLLLAEDKLIANTRAIQSANDIEVAGLDAPLEAWELFDTPANEARRCPHFSVEMETGTGKTYVYLRTIFELSSRYGFQKFIIVVPSVAIREGVLKNIKITADHFKAIYNNLPFEHFVYDAKKVNRLRQFATSNTLQILVINIDAFRKNFTGTEAEQKSNVIYKESDKLSGRQPIEFIQAARPIVIIDEPQSVDATDKAQEAIKALNPLCTLRYSATHRNPYNLVYRLDPVRAFELKLVKQIVVASAVSEGSANDAFVRVEQIEYKKGIKAKLRIHVQTNDGPKEKLITVKNGADLFSLSDERACYAHGFSVAEINAEPGSEFIRFNNGRTLRLGEEIGGMRTDVWRTQIKHTIKKHLEKELQVREHGIKVLSLFFIDRVANYRDYDGEGQPIKGKFAEVFEAELTALAKEERYKELEWLKQPMEKLHNGYFAQDKKGVLRDTRGDTQADDEVYNLIMTKKEILLSLDEPLRFVFSHSALREGWDNPNVFQICTLNESRSAVKKRQEIGRGLRLPVDQNGFRVFDESINKLYVMANESYDEFARALQTEYEDDCGVTFGKVPLTAFAKLVQVVDGNEVPIGPETAQVIQSALVTQKMLSAEGRILPAFDPKGKDFKLDLPEEYRDLTPAVIDLLSSYQIERHIRRDKDDGPNKLKKEVTLSPEFQALWDRLKPKTTYRVEFETEVLVQRAVDGLKRMERIETPLIRVAAGQIGVKKGGVDATAVSVAEEKIEFGDHPVPDILAYLQNETELTRSTLTRILKESGRLSEFFHNPQRFLDSVAGVLKYELHRLLVDGIKYEKIDGVGSEAEWEMLLFKNEELINYLTAVQVKKSVYEYISYDSEVEREFAKRLDEREDIKLFVKLPGWFKIDTPVGTYNPDWAIVKHDDEALYLVRETKGTRDFLKLRTSEADRVRCGQKHFDALGVPFDVVVTAEQV, from the coding sequence ATGAAGATACAGTTTGACCCAAAACAGCCATTCCAACTTGCCGCTGTAGCATCCATCACAAACCTGTTCCAGGGACAGCCGCAAGGTGCACCGGAGTATGCAATTATAACCTTGGGCAGCATGGAAGGACTATTTGCGGGGCAGAACGGGACAGAACTCGGCATGGGGAATCGTCTGCTTCTAGCTGAAGACAAGCTAATTGCCAATACCAGAGCGATCCAATCCGCCAACGACATTGAGGTTGCGGGCTTAGATGCGCCGTTGGAAGCGTGGGAATTGTTTGACACTCCGGCTAACGAAGCCCGTCGCTGCCCCCATTTCTCAGTTGAAATGGAGACAGGTACCGGCAAAACCTACGTTTACCTTCGCACCATCTTCGAGCTGTCGAGTCGGTATGGTTTCCAGAAATTTATTATCGTAGTGCCCAGTGTCGCGATCCGAGAGGGGGTGCTCAAGAATATCAAGATTACCGCCGACCATTTCAAGGCGATCTACAATAACCTCCCTTTCGAGCACTTCGTCTACGATGCAAAGAAGGTGAACCGGCTGCGCCAGTTCGCCACCAGCAACACCCTGCAAATTCTTGTCATTAATATAGATGCCTTCCGCAAGAACTTTACCGGCACCGAGGCCGAGCAAAAGAGCAACGTCATCTACAAGGAAAGTGACAAACTGTCCGGCCGCCAGCCCATCGAGTTTATTCAGGCCGCCAGGCCAATCGTCATTATTGATGAGCCACAGAGCGTTGACGCCACAGATAAGGCGCAGGAGGCGATAAAGGCTCTGAACCCTCTTTGCACACTGCGCTACTCCGCCACCCACCGCAATCCGTACAACTTGGTTTATCGCCTCGACCCGGTGCGTGCGTTCGAGCTGAAGCTGGTGAAACAAATTGTTGTAGCCAGTGCCGTCTCCGAGGGATCGGCAAATGATGCGTTCGTCAGGGTTGAGCAGATCGAGTACAAGAAGGGCATCAAGGCCAAGCTGCGCATCCATGTTCAGACCAACGACGGCCCAAAAGAGAAGCTAATTACCGTAAAGAATGGTGCTGACCTCTTCTCTCTCTCAGACGAGCGTGCCTGCTATGCCCATGGGTTTTCCGTTGCCGAAATTAATGCGGAGCCTGGCAGCGAGTTCATCCGTTTCAATAATGGCCGCACCCTCCGTTTGGGAGAAGAGATCGGTGGAATGCGAACCGATGTGTGGCGCACCCAGATCAAGCACACCATCAAGAAGCATCTGGAAAAAGAGCTGCAGGTTCGCGAGCACGGCATTAAGGTCCTCAGCCTCTTCTTCATCGACCGTGTCGCGAACTACCGAGACTATGACGGGGAAGGGCAGCCCATTAAGGGGAAGTTCGCCGAAGTCTTCGAGGCAGAGCTGACTGCTCTTGCAAAAGAGGAGCGTTACAAGGAGCTGGAGTGGCTAAAACAGCCTATGGAGAAGCTCCATAATGGCTATTTCGCGCAGGACAAGAAGGGAGTATTGAGAGATACTCGCGGCGACACCCAAGCCGATGACGAAGTCTACAACCTCATCATGACAAAAAAGGAAATTCTGCTCTCCCTGGACGAACCGCTGCGCTTTGTCTTCAGCCATTCTGCGCTGCGAGAAGGGTGGGATAACCCCAATGTTTTCCAGATTTGCACTCTTAACGAAAGCCGGAGTGCCGTGAAAAAACGGCAGGAGATCGGTCGAGGTCTGCGCCTGCCGGTAGACCAGAACGGCTTCCGTGTCTTCGATGAATCTATAAACAAGCTGTACGTCATGGCCAACGAGAGCTATGACGAGTTCGCCCGTGCACTCCAGACGGAGTATGAGGACGACTGCGGCGTGACTTTTGGCAAGGTGCCGCTGACCGCCTTCGCGAAGCTGGTACAGGTGGTCGACGGCAATGAGGTGCCAATCGGACCGGAGACCGCGCAGGTTATCCAATCTGCTCTGGTCACCCAGAAGATGCTGAGCGCGGAAGGGCGCATTCTGCCCGCCTTCGATCCAAAAGGAAAGGACTTCAAACTGGACCTTCCAGAGGAGTATCGCGACTTGACCCCAGCTGTGATCGACCTTCTGTCGTCTTACCAGATAGAGCGGCATATTCGTCGGGACAAGGACGATGGTCCTAACAAGCTCAAGAAAGAAGTGACCCTAAGCCCTGAGTTCCAGGCTCTTTGGGACCGCCTCAAGCCTAAGACTACATACCGGGTTGAGTTTGAAACCGAAGTACTAGTGCAAAGGGCCGTTGACGGTCTAAAACGTATGGAACGCATTGAGACCCCACTTATACGTGTTGCCGCTGGACAGATTGGAGTGAAGAAAGGCGGCGTTGATGCCACCGCTGTCAGCGTGGCCGAAGAGAAGATTGAGTTCGGCGATCATCCCGTGCCAGACATTCTAGCTTATCTGCAAAACGAAACGGAACTAACTCGTTCCACGCTGACTCGCATACTCAAGGAGTCAGGGCGGCTGAGCGAGTTCTTCCACAATCCGCAGCGGTTCCTGGATTCCGTCGCAGGCGTGCTCAAATACGAACTGCACCGCTTGCTGGTGGACGGCATTAAATACGAGAAGATCGACGGGGTGGGATCGGAAGCCGAGTGGGAGATGCTCCTGTTCAAGAACGAGGAGTTGATCAATTACCTGACGGCGGTGCAGGTCAAGAAGTCAGTTTACGAGTACATTTCCTACGATTCGGAAGTGGAGCGCGAGTTCGCCAAACGCCTGGACGAGCGGGAAGACATTAAGCTCTTCGTTAAGCTGCCCGGCTGGTTTAAGATCGACACACCGGTCGGCACCTACAATCCCGACTGGGCAATCGTCAAGCATGATGATGAGGCGCTGTATCTAGTTCGTGAGACAAAGGGGACACGGGACTTCCTAAAATTGCGCACGAGCGAAGCCGACAGGGTTCGCTGCGGACAGAAGCACTTCGATGCTCTTGGAGTGCCGTTTGACGTGGTGGTGACAGCTGAGCAGGTGTGA
- a CDS encoding site-specific DNA-methyltransferase, giving the protein MTEQVEKLDLSSSDIAKEKRQELLRLFPEIRTEGGKLNIDLLKLTLGEAVDVGKERYGMNWPGKAECFKTIQTGSMGTLRSCREESVNFDSSENVVIEGDNLEALKLLQKSYLGKVKMIYIDPPYNTGNDFIYPDNFSESLQTYLEYTGQVDSEGRKFGTNTDADGRFHSKWLNMMYPRLYLARNLLQENGVIFISIDDNEVENLRKLCNEIFGEENFIACAAWQKAYTSNMTAQFISNTHDYIVIYGRNTGETAMGRFARTEEQKAKFKNFDSDARGPWKAENLSAGKFYSAGQFEIVGPTGEKFLPPPGRFWRCNQEQYQKWLADGRITFGKDGTGRPMLKKFLSEVEDGLTPNTWWKHEDFGSNKEASLELKQLFGGDAYFQTPKPTKLLKKICELVEDRDAVILDFFAGSGTTGHAVLDLNKQDGGNRKFILVQLPEPTEREDYPTIAEITKERLRRVIKKLNDEDAGKLDLAGATKQDRGFRVFKLSESNFTTWNTSMPHDAGVLEQQLQLHIEHIRKGRTADDILYEILLKSGFTLTTSVEEISLAGKTVHAIAGGALFICLERQLTLELIRAMAEARPERIVCLDEGFAGNDQLKANAVQIFKTKGVTSFKTV; this is encoded by the coding sequence ATGACTGAACAGGTAGAAAAGCTTGACCTTTCTTCAAGTGATATTGCTAAAGAAAAACGGCAGGAGTTGCTTCGGCTTTTCCCGGAGATTCGCACCGAAGGGGGAAAGCTCAACATTGACCTTCTGAAATTGACACTTGGTGAGGCCGTAGATGTCGGCAAGGAGCGCTACGGCATGAACTGGCCAGGAAAGGCTGAATGCTTCAAGACCATCCAGACGGGCAGCATGGGCACCCTGCGTTCCTGCCGTGAGGAAAGCGTCAACTTTGATTCCAGCGAAAATGTGGTTATCGAGGGAGACAACCTTGAGGCGCTAAAATTGTTGCAGAAGTCATACCTCGGCAAAGTGAAGATGATCTATATAGACCCACCTTACAACACAGGCAACGACTTCATCTATCCCGATAACTTCTCAGAGAGCCTTCAGACATACTTAGAATATACTGGGCAGGTCGATTCGGAAGGTCGCAAGTTTGGCACTAATACTGATGCTGACGGTAGGTTTCACTCAAAATGGCTAAATATGATGTACCCCAGGTTGTATCTTGCACGGAACCTACTGCAGGAAAATGGAGTAATATTTATAAGTATTGATGACAACGAAGTTGAAAACCTGCGTAAACTCTGTAATGAGATTTTCGGAGAGGAAAATTTTATTGCTTGTGCTGCCTGGCAGAAGGCATATACCTCGAACATGACCGCTCAATTCATTTCTAACACCCATGATTACATAGTGATTTATGGGAGAAATACTGGTGAAACGGCGATGGGGCGTTTCGCGCGAACTGAAGAGCAGAAAGCAAAATTTAAAAACTTTGACAGCGATGCTCGTGGCCCATGGAAAGCTGAAAACTTGTCAGCGGGTAAATTTTACTCAGCAGGGCAATTTGAGATTGTTGGTCCTACTGGCGAAAAATTCCTGCCCCCCCCGGGCAGGTTCTGGCGGTGCAATCAGGAGCAGTACCAAAAATGGCTAGCTGATGGAAGGATTACGTTCGGAAAAGATGGAACGGGCAGACCGATGCTGAAAAAATTTCTTTCTGAAGTTGAAGATGGACTCACTCCGAACACTTGGTGGAAACATGAAGATTTCGGGTCTAACAAGGAGGCCAGTCTCGAATTAAAACAACTCTTCGGTGGAGATGCATATTTTCAGACTCCCAAGCCTACTAAGCTTCTGAAGAAGATATGTGAACTTGTAGAGGATAGGGATGCAGTAATTCTCGACTTTTTTGCGGGTTCTGGCACTACCGGTCATGCGGTTCTCGATCTCAACAAGCAGGATGGGGGCAATCGGAAGTTCATCCTGGTCCAACTTCCCGAACCAACCGAACGTGAAGACTACCCAACTATCGCAGAAATTACCAAGGAACGATTACGGAGAGTAATCAAGAAACTGAATGATGAGGATGCAGGGAAACTTGACTTGGCGGGGGCAACCAAACAGGACCGTGGTTTTCGGGTTTTCAAGCTCAGCGAATCCAACTTCACAACTTGGAATACCTCTATGCCTCACGACGCCGGTGTCTTGGAGCAACAACTCCAATTGCATATAGAGCATATCCGCAAAGGTCGTACTGCCGACGACATACTCTACGAAATCCTTCTCAAAAGCGGCTTCACTCTTACGACTAGCGTTGAAGAAATCTCCCTAGCAGGCAAGACCGTACATGCTATTGCAGGTGGTGCCCTCTTCATCTGCTTGGAGCGACAGTTAACGTTGGAACTGATTCGTGCCATGGCAGAGGCAAGACCAGAACGCATTGTGTGCCTAGATGAAGGCTTTGCCGGAAATGACCAACTAAAGGCTAACGCTGTACAGATTTTCAAGACGAAAGGCGTCACCAGTTTCAAAACGGTATAA
- a CDS encoding AAA family ATPase — MKIKSIRLENFRSFQDETIDLNQYSCFVGPNGAGKSTVLTALNVFFREQNASATDVAKLAEEDYFCKDTTQPIRVTITFDDLSAAAVEAMSAYVRHNELVVTAEAQFDAAAGIGTVKHYGQRLAMPEFAPFFEADKAGAKAGELNPIFEQLRQVFPDLPNARSKDDKAEALRTYEAAHPERCILIPSEDNFYGVSGTSKLAPFVQWVYVPAVKDAGEEGQESKNTALGKLIARAVRARTNFDTELTRLRTEALERYQELLERNQESLTDISQSLQRRLEAWAHPNVRLGVEWLSDPSKAVSVQQPVAGIKTGDGDFLGNLARMGHGLQRSYLLALLQELAGSEQPDAPTLILGCEEPELYQHPPQARHLAEVFSELAHGNNQILVTTHSPLFVNGNGFENVRLVRKGEPGAGTTVSSITFQALCERIREARGEDPQRPIEGLVAKIHQALQPGIAEMFFAHIPILVEGLEEISYLTTELHLSGQWSDFRRLGCHIIPVNGKDKLIQPLAMAIEFGLPVFVIFDADGDAKPQHRGMHERDNVALMNLLGIAADAFPAANILGDNHAIWQTNLTNTVRADYPEGDYLRITEEARTHYFHERGLDKNHLYIADWVSTASAENLRSQTLATLCRSILQFAGGED, encoded by the coding sequence ATGAAAATCAAGTCAATCCGCCTCGAAAATTTTCGGAGCTTTCAAGATGAGACGATAGACCTCAATCAGTACTCCTGTTTCGTCGGCCCCAACGGGGCAGGCAAGTCGACGGTTCTTACCGCCTTAAATGTCTTCTTCCGAGAACAGAACGCCTCTGCGACGGATGTGGCGAAGCTTGCCGAGGAGGATTATTTCTGCAAAGACACGACTCAGCCTATTAGGGTCACAATTACTTTTGACGACCTGAGCGCGGCAGCAGTGGAGGCCATGTCTGCATACGTGCGTCATAATGAATTAGTGGTTACCGCCGAGGCGCAATTCGATGCTGCGGCTGGGATCGGGACGGTTAAGCATTACGGGCAGCGTTTGGCGATGCCTGAATTTGCGCCTTTCTTTGAAGCTGATAAAGCCGGAGCCAAGGCCGGTGAACTTAACCCGATCTTCGAGCAACTGAGGCAGGTGTTTCCCGATCTGCCCAACGCGCGCTCAAAGGATGACAAGGCTGAAGCCCTTCGCACCTATGAGGCGGCTCACCCCGAAAGGTGCATTCTGATTCCTAGCGAGGACAACTTCTACGGGGTGAGCGGCACCAGCAAACTGGCACCGTTTGTTCAGTGGGTATACGTCCCTGCCGTGAAGGATGCAGGCGAGGAAGGACAAGAGTCAAAGAACACAGCGCTTGGAAAACTCATTGCCCGCGCCGTCCGTGCTCGGACCAATTTCGACACAGAACTTACTAGGCTAAGGACGGAGGCACTGGAAAGATACCAGGAGCTTCTGGAGAGGAACCAGGAGAGCCTAACAGATATTTCGCAGTCCCTGCAGAGGCGGCTGGAGGCGTGGGCACATCCCAATGTTCGCCTGGGAGTGGAGTGGCTTTCAGACCCTAGCAAAGCTGTTTCGGTGCAGCAGCCTGTGGCGGGAATCAAGACAGGCGACGGCGATTTCCTTGGGAACCTAGCACGAATGGGGCATGGGCTGCAACGCTCCTATCTGCTCGCGCTCTTGCAGGAACTTGCCGGTTCGGAGCAGCCAGATGCGCCGACTTTGATCTTGGGGTGTGAAGAACCTGAACTTTACCAGCATCCACCTCAGGCTCGGCACCTTGCAGAGGTCTTTTCGGAACTTGCTCACGGCAACAATCAAATTCTGGTTACAACCCACTCACCACTCTTTGTCAACGGTAACGGCTTCGAGAATGTGCGGCTGGTGAGAAAGGGAGAGCCTGGTGCCGGGACCACTGTCAGCTCGATAACGTTCCAGGCCCTCTGCGAACGGATAAGAGAAGCTAGAGGTGAAGACCCGCAACGTCCCATCGAGGGCCTTGTGGCTAAGATACATCAAGCGCTTCAGCCTGGTATAGCCGAGATGTTCTTCGCGCACATCCCAATTCTCGTAGAAGGTCTCGAAGAAATCTCCTACCTCACCACAGAATTGCACCTGTCCGGCCAGTGGTCGGATTTCCGGCGTCTAGGGTGTCACATCATCCCGGTGAACGGGAAAGACAAACTCATCCAGCCGCTTGCTATGGCAATCGAGTTCGGTCTGCCAGTGTTCGTCATTTTCGATGCTGACGGTGACGCGAAGCCACAGCACCGGGGTATGCATGAGAGGGATAATGTCGCCTTGATGAACCTTTTAGGAATCGCTGCTGACGCCTTCCCGGCGGCAAACATCTTGGGTGATAACCACGCCATCTGGCAGACGAACCTCACCAACACTGTTAGGGCCGACTACCCTGAAGGCGACTATCTACGAATCACCGAAGAAGCACGAACCCATTATTTCCATGAACGTGGTCTGGACAAGAACCACCTCTATATCGCCGACTGGGTTTCTACAGCGAGTGCAGAAAACCTGAGGTCGCAGACCTTAGCAACCCTTTGCAGAAGCATCCTGCAATTTGCAGGCGGAGAGGATTAA
- a CDS encoding GmrSD restriction endonuclease domain-containing protein translates to MKATEAKLLEFLKKSPQFLIPIYQRTYSWRESECRQLWDDILRAGRDEAVSAHFVGSIVYVEKGLYSVSSQSPLLVIDGQQRLTTVTLLIEALARALGDTEPLDGFSAKKLRNYYLLNPLEDGERRYKLVLSQTDKASMIAVLDQHPKPKEHSLRIEENFNLFKEWIGGAKGDLEALCKGLAKLVIVDISLNRDQDNPQLIFESLNSTGKELSQADLIRNFILMGLEPQLQTKLYELYWRPMEVDFGQQAYADHFDAFMRHYLTVKTGKIPNMDKVYAGFKEFARSPKAGSVESLVADIRAFAAYFCAIALGAEQDTTLKTAFRDIRELKVDVAYPFLLELYHDFTQDTLSKEELLQAARLVESYVFRRAVCGIPTNSMNKTFANFSRSLKKDRYLESIEAHFMLLPSYRRFPNDDEFLKALTLKDLYNFWSRSYWLRRLENHGRKERVLVEDYTIEHIMPQKENLTEEWRKALGPNWEYIHQTYLHTLGNLTLTGYNSEYSARPYPQKRDMTGGFAQSPLRLNQGLGAVQQWNEITILERAEKLAEQAKGVWAAPKLDPSVLEAYKPQTTAGAYTIQDHPHLLSGTMRDLFQAFRAEVLAIDPCVTEEYLKLYVAFKAETNFVDVVPQAKRLRLSLNLRFHEINDPHGLCKDVSNVGRWGNGDVEVGFSSLEELPHVMGLVRQSLEKQMGPVGDL, encoded by the coding sequence GTGAAAGCTACTGAAGCCAAACTCTTGGAGTTCCTAAAGAAGTCACCACAATTCCTCATACCGATCTATCAGCGCACCTACAGTTGGAGAGAGTCTGAGTGTCGCCAGCTCTGGGATGACATTCTCCGTGCTGGGCGTGATGAGGCTGTTTCAGCCCATTTTGTAGGGTCTATTGTCTATGTGGAAAAGGGCCTCTACTCCGTATCCAGCCAGTCGCCGCTCTTGGTGATAGATGGCCAGCAGCGCTTAACGACAGTAACACTACTTATCGAGGCCCTGGCTAGGGCACTCGGCGACACCGAACCACTGGATGGTTTCTCCGCGAAAAAACTCAGGAACTATTACCTGCTCAACCCTCTGGAAGATGGGGAACGGCGATACAAGCTCGTGCTCTCTCAGACGGATAAGGCATCTATGATCGCGGTGCTCGACCAACACCCGAAGCCCAAGGAACACTCGCTGCGCATCGAGGAGAACTTCAACCTGTTCAAGGAATGGATTGGGGGAGCAAAGGGCGACTTGGAAGCATTGTGCAAGGGTTTGGCAAAGCTTGTGATCGTGGACATCTCGCTCAACCGCGATCAGGATAATCCCCAACTGATCTTCGAGAGCCTCAACTCCACCGGCAAGGAGTTGAGCCAGGCCGACCTGATCCGCAACTTTATCCTGATGGGACTCGAACCGCAACTTCAAACGAAGCTCTACGAGCTGTATTGGCGACCAATGGAAGTTGACTTCGGCCAGCAAGCCTACGCTGACCACTTCGACGCCTTCATGCGTCACTACCTCACGGTGAAGACGGGCAAAATCCCCAACATGGACAAGGTATATGCGGGGTTCAAGGAGTTCGCACGGTCACCTAAGGCCGGTAGTGTCGAGTCTTTGGTTGCAGATATTCGCGCCTTTGCCGCTTATTTCTGTGCCATAGCGCTGGGCGCTGAGCAAGACACTACCCTCAAAACAGCTTTCCGAGACATCCGCGAGTTGAAGGTTGATGTAGCGTACCCCTTCCTTCTGGAGCTGTATCACGATTTCACGCAGGACACGCTATCGAAGGAGGAACTCCTCCAGGCAGCTCGGCTGGTGGAAAGCTACGTCTTTCGCAGGGCTGTTTGCGGTATCCCCACGAACTCGATGAACAAGACCTTCGCTAACTTCAGCCGGTCATTAAAAAAGGACCGGTACTTGGAGAGCATTGAAGCACACTTCATGCTCCTGCCCTCGTATCGCCGGTTCCCCAATGACGATGAGTTCCTGAAGGCTCTCACCTTGAAAGACCTGTACAACTTTTGGAGCAGGAGCTATTGGCTGCGCCGTCTGGAAAATCATGGTCGTAAGGAACGGGTGCTGGTTGAGGACTATACGATTGAGCATATCATGCCTCAGAAGGAGAACCTCACGGAAGAATGGCGGAAAGCTCTCGGCCCGAACTGGGAGTACATCCATCAAACCTACTTGCACACCCTCGGCAACCTGACACTTACCGGATATAACTCGGAATACAGCGCTCGCCCCTACCCCCAAAAACGTGACATGACCGGGGGATTCGCTCAAAGTCCGTTGCGCCTAAACCAAGGGCTAGGAGCCGTTCAGCAGTGGAATGAAATCACGATCCTTGAACGAGCGGAAAAACTTGCGGAGCAGGCGAAGGGTGTCTGGGCTGCTCCAAAACTTGACCCATCTGTCTTGGAGGCATATAAGCCTCAGACTACTGCGGGTGCCTATACCATCCAAGATCATCCCCACTTGCTTTCCGGGACCATGCGCGACCTTTTCCAGGCTTTCCGGGCTGAAGTCTTGGCTATTGACCCGTGCGTTACCGAAGAATATTTGAAGCTCTATGTTGCTTTTAAGGCTGAGACGAATTTTGTAGATGTTGTACCGCAGGCTAAAAGGTTGCGATTATCGTTAAATCTTCGATTCCACGAGATCAACGACCCTCATGGCCTATGTAAGGACGTGTCAAACGTAGGCCGATGGGGTAACGGCGATGTAGAAGTTGGATTTTCTTCCCTCGAAGAGTTACCCCATGTGATGGGATTGGTGCGTCAGTCGCTGGAGAAACAGATGGGGCCTGTAGGTGATTTGTGA